In the genome of uncultured Sphaerochaeta sp., the window TTCTCCAATGATGCCTTCGGCCAGCACTACGGTGTTGAGGAGCTCTTCAACGACAAGGCTGACCAGTGCCTGCTTGCCGAGGAGGCAATGAAGTACTATGCGAACATCCTTACTCCCTTCTCTCCCTTGGTGAAGCGGAAGATTGAGGAGATCGTGAAACTCAATCTCCCCATCGACATCATCGCTCCCAGCCATGGGGCCATCTGGCGTGACAATCCCCTGCAGATCGTGGAGAAATATGCCGCTTGGTCGGATGCCTACCAAGAGGACCAGATCACCATCATCTACGACACCATGTGGGATGCAACCAAAAAGCTGGCCCATGAGCTTGCAAGTCGGATCCAGGCACTCAGTCCCGATACGGTGGTGAAGGTATTCAACATCAGCCAGACGGACAAGAATGACATCATGACCCAGGTCTTCAAGTCCAGGGCAATCGCCTTGGGATCTCCGACGGTGGGCAAATCCATTCTCTCTTCGGTAGGTGGTTGGCTCCACTTCCTGTCAGAACTGCAGTTCAGGAACAAGAAAGCGGCTGTGTTCGGCAGCTACGGCTGGAGTGGGGAAGGCAACACCGTATTGCGTGAGGAGCTCACCAAGGCTGGTTTCTCAGTGGTGGAGAGCGAGGTAAAGATCAACTGGACCCCAACGGAGGAGCACCTTGAGCAGATGCAGACTCTTGCCCAGGCCCTCGTGTAAAGCCTAGGTCCAGATAGCGGTACAGATACCTGCTGGCGATCGAACAATAGGGACTCCAGAGAGCTCCCCTCTGTTTGATCGCCTCCTCTTTGTCCGTACCATACACTGAGAAGAACGCTTGCCTCAGCGCCCCATCCTCATAGGGGAGGATGTCAGCTCGGCCTAGCACAAAGATCAGGTACATTTTTGCCGTCCAGGCTCCTATACCCTTGTGCATGGTTAGCCTTTTCATGCATTCACTATCGCTGAGTGCGCCAAGCTGGGAGAGGGCCTCTTCGTGTGTACAGAGGTAGGAGGCAAGGTCCAGTAGTGTCCTTGCCTTTCGTCCGGACAGGCCGCACCTGCGCAGTCCCTGCTCGTCTGTGCCTGCCAACCTTTGCGGGGTAAGCTCCTCCGTGAGCAGCGTGCGTACACGCTTTGCGATGGTATCGGCAGCTTTTGCTGAGAGCATCTGGCCGATGACCGCTTCCACCAAGAAGGCAAACCCATCTGTTTCTAGGTAATGGGTGAGCGGACCGACTGCTTCCATGACGGTTGCTAGGAGTGGGTCTGCAGTTCTCAGATAGGCTGTTTCCTGTTCCATATGCTCCCAAGCATAGGCCCTACAGGCCTCTCTTTCAATGGTATATTGCCTTTCCCCTGTACAGAAAGTGTGGTACAGTCAGCTTGAAATGCATATGGATGCCACTTCTCACCAAGCCCTCAATTATGAAACGCTGCTCAGATGTCTCGGTGGATCGGAGGCAAAAGCCGTGGAAGCTTTTGCAAAGGCAGAGATTCAGCAACTTGCGCAGGAACCACTTTCGTTGCATATCGAGGCCTATGCACAGCTGCTTGGTCTCGATGCTGATCTCATCAGCCGTGCCTACTGGCAGTGTCGTCCCTTGTTTGAGGAGATGGATGAGAAGACCATCATTCTTGGGTGGGATAGTCCGGCATGGCCGAAGATGGTGGATAGTTTTGCCTACCGCCCCCGATTTCTCTATGTACAAGGAAGAGTGCAACTGCTCAGTGAGCCTTCGGTTTCAGTCATCGGCACCCGCTCTCCTTCGCTGGAAGGCAAGAAACTTGCCCTGCAGACATCCCAGGCGCTCTCCAAGGCTGGATTCATCGTAACCAGCGGGCTTGCCTTGGGTATCGATGGGGTTGCCCACAAGGCTGCCCTGGCCACAGGATCCCCAACGATTGCAGTCATCGGGACACCTCTCTCCACTGCGTATCCTCCCGAGCATGCGGACCTGCAAGCTGAGATTGCAAGGACCGGAGTCGTAGTGACCCGCTTTGCACCCTCGACCACCACCCAGAAGTGGCACTTTCTCTTGCGCAACCGGCTGATGAGCGCCCTTTCGGTCGCTTCCATCGTGGTTGAGGACCGTGATGGGGGAGGGGCGGTGCGGCAAGCCTCGTTTGCCTTGGAACAGAAGAAGTATCTCTTTCTCTACCAGAGCAGTGTGGACAACCACGCTTTTCTCTGGCCGAGACAATTTGCCAACCAAAGCCGGGTATTCACCATCAAGAAACCGGAAGATCTTCCCCGGGTTTTGACCCAGGCGATGAAAGATCGGCTTTCTCTGGGAAAGAAGGTCGAAAAGCCGGTGCAACTGGACCTCTTCTCCGCTCCCTCTCCTTGACATGAAATCGAGTAGGGGACTACTATCGGGTATTATGAAAAAACAGCTCACCGCCAACGAATTACGGCAAAAATTCATTGACTTCTTTGTTTCCAAGGATCACGTGCAGATCAGTGGGGCTTCCCTGATCCCGGAGAATGACCCGACCGTACTTTT includes:
- a CDS encoding MBL fold metallo-hydrolase codes for the protein MMKRTVKNNVSWIGRIDWELKTFHGDDYSINHGSSQNAYLIEEGKTVLIDTIWKPYEKEFRDNLEKEIDLSQIDFIVINHGEVDHSGSLPYLMEKIPNTPIYCTANAVKSLVGQYHHPEWNYQVVKTGDSVDIGNNKKLVFVEMRMLHWPDSMATYLTGDNILFSNDAFGQHYGVEELFNDKADQCLLAEEAMKYYANILTPFSPLVKRKIEEIVKLNLPIDIIAPSHGAIWRDNPLQIVEKYAAWSDAYQEDQITIIYDTMWDATKKLAHELASRIQALSPDTVVKVFNISQTDKNDIMTQVFKSRAIALGSPTVGKSILSSVGGWLHFLSELQFRNKKAAVFGSYGWSGEGNTVLREELTKAGFSVVESEVKINWTPTEEHLEQMQTLAQALV
- a CDS encoding DNA-processing protein DprA, coding for MHMDATSHQALNYETLLRCLGGSEAKAVEAFAKAEIQQLAQEPLSLHIEAYAQLLGLDADLISRAYWQCRPLFEEMDEKTIILGWDSPAWPKMVDSFAYRPRFLYVQGRVQLLSEPSVSVIGTRSPSLEGKKLALQTSQALSKAGFIVTSGLALGIDGVAHKAALATGSPTIAVIGTPLSTAYPPEHADLQAEIARTGVVVTRFAPSTTTQKWHFLLRNRLMSALSVASIVVEDRDGGGAVRQASFALEQKKYLFLYQSSVDNHAFLWPRQFANQSRVFTIKKPEDLPRVLTQAMKDRLSLGKKVEKPVQLDLFSAPSP